From a single Lactococcus allomyrinae genomic region:
- a CDS encoding tRNA (cytidine(34)-2'-O)-methyltransferase encodes MNHIALFEPRIHFNTGNIARTCAATNTVLHLIEPFGFEISDKHLKRAGLDYWDKVNIVYHKSLEAFMSSITDGSQLYLVSKFAEHVYSDVDYSDDGLDHYFLFGREDTGLPKAFMNEHRDECIRIPMNDEHVRSLNLSNCACMIVYEALRQQDFRGLELIHTYEKDKLK; translated from the coding sequence ATGAATCATATTGCTCTTTTTGAACCTCGTATTCATTTTAACACAGGTAATATTGCAAGAACTTGCGCAGCCACAAACACAGTGCTTCACTTGATTGAACCATTTGGATTTGAAATTTCAGACAAGCATTTGAAACGGGCTGGTTTGGATTATTGGGATAAGGTAAATATTGTTTACCATAAAAGTTTGGAAGCGTTTATGTCTTCTATTACTGACGGAAGTCAACTGTATCTTGTCAGTAAATTTGCAGAACATGTTTATTCTGATGTCGATTATTCTGATGATGGTCTTGACCATTATTTTCTGTTTGGTCGTGAGGACACAGGATTACCCAAAGCATTTATGAATGAACATCGTGATGAATGTATCCGAATTCCAATGAATGACGAGCATGTCCGCTCTTTGAACTTATCAAATTGTGCCTGCATGATTGTCTATGAAGCGCTAAGGCAGCAAGATTTTCGTGGATTGGAACTCATTCACACGTATGAAAAAGATAAGTTAAAATAG
- a CDS encoding nucleobase:cation symporter-2 family protein, with product MFQKNKQNNSKAAVLGLQHLLAMYSGSILVPIMIAGALHYSAAQLTYLISTDIFMCGLATFLQLQLRKQFGVGLPVVLGVAFQSVAPLIIIGHNHGPGAMFGSLIVSGIFVLLISGIFSKIRKLFPPIVTGSVITTIGLSLIPVAIGNMGNNVAKPTTQSLILAVFTIIVILLINIFATGFIRSIAILIGLVAGTLLASVMGLVDVNAVAQAPWAHLPQPFFFAAPKFYLGDCLMMMIIAVVSLVESTGVYLALADITGENLDEKRLRNGYRAEGFAVFLGGIFNTFPYTGFSQNVGLVQLSGIKTRKPLYFTATFLVILGLIPKFAAIAQLIPTPVLGGAMLVMFGMVATQGVRMLGKVNFDGNQNLLIAAVSVAMGVGFNSTNLFSALPNFIQPFVSNGIVMSTASAIILNLVFNHKKSETSSKVKKEVKLAK from the coding sequence ATGTTTCAAAAAAATAAACAAAACAATTCTAAAGCCGCAGTATTAGGGCTTCAACATCTTTTGGCAATGTATTCAGGTTCTATTTTGGTTCCTATCATGATTGCAGGAGCTTTGCATTATTCTGCAGCTCAACTTACTTATCTTATTTCTACAGATATTTTCATGTGTGGTCTGGCCACTTTCCTGCAACTTCAGCTTCGTAAACAATTTGGTGTAGGCTTGCCAGTTGTTTTAGGGGTTGCTTTCCAGTCGGTTGCTCCGTTGATTATTATTGGGCATAATCATGGTCCAGGTGCTATGTTTGGATCACTGATTGTTTCTGGAATTTTTGTTCTTTTGATTTCTGGCATATTTTCAAAGATTCGTAAGCTTTTTCCACCGATTGTAACTGGATCAGTAATCACAACAATTGGTTTAAGCTTGATTCCTGTTGCTATTGGAAATATGGGAAATAATGTGGCAAAGCCAACAACGCAAAGCTTGATTCTTGCTGTTTTTACTATTATTGTTATCTTACTTATTAATATTTTTGCGACAGGTTTCATTCGTTCTATTGCGATTTTAATTGGGTTAGTGGCTGGTACATTACTTGCTTCAGTAATGGGATTAGTTGATGTCAACGCTGTTGCTCAAGCACCTTGGGCTCATCTGCCCCAACCTTTCTTTTTTGCTGCTCCTAAATTTTATTTGGGAGATTGTTTAATGATGATGATCATTGCAGTTGTTTCACTTGTTGAATCAACTGGTGTTTATCTTGCATTAGCAGATATTACAGGGGAAAATCTTGATGAAAAACGTCTTCGTAATGGATATCGTGCTGAAGGATTCGCAGTATTTTTGGGCGGTATTTTCAATACTTTTCCGTATACTGGATTTTCTCAAAATGTTGGATTAGTCCAATTATCAGGAATAAAAACTCGTAAACCTCTTTATTTTACAGCAACATTTTTAGTGATTCTTGGATTAATTCCAAAGTTTGCAGCAATTGCTCAATTAATTCCTACTCCAGTATTGGGTGGTGCAATGCTCGTGATGTTTGGCATGGTTGCTACTCAAGGTGTGCGAATGCTTGGTAAAGTCAATTTTGACGGGAATCAAAATCTTCTTATTGCGGCAGTATCAGTAGCAATGGGGGTAGGGTTCAACTCAACTAATTTATTTTCCGCTCTTCCGAATTTTATCCAACCGTTCGTATCGAATGGGATTGTAATGAGCACCGCTTCAGCGATTATCTTAAATCTTGTTTTTAATCATAAAAAGTCAGAAACGTCTTCAAAAGTAAAGAAAGAAGTTAAACTTGCAAAATAA
- a CDS encoding xanthine phosphoribosyltransferase: MKLLEDRIHLEGRVLGNDILKVDRFLTHQIDYKLMKAIGKRFADVFADSGVTKVITIEASGIAPAIYAAEALDVPMVFAKKAKNITMNDELLTTEVYSFTKKMTSTVQISKKFIEENDKVLIIDDFLANGQAALGLIKLMEQANSEVVGLGMVIEKSFQDGRKQLLDKGLKLVSLARIEKFEKGEVVFAKADDSSFDE; this comes from the coding sequence ATGAAATTATTAGAAGACCGTATTCATTTAGAGGGTCGTGTATTGGGGAATGATATTCTTAAAGTTGATCGCTTTTTGACCCATCAAATTGATTACAAGTTAATGAAAGCAATCGGAAAAAGATTTGCGGATGTATTTGCCGATTCAGGAGTAACAAAAGTTATTACAATTGAAGCTAGTGGAATCGCTCCAGCAATCTATGCAGCAGAAGCACTTGATGTACCAATGGTTTTTGCTAAGAAAGCCAAAAATATCACGATGAATGATGAGCTTTTAACCACAGAAGTTTATTCATTTACTAAAAAAATGACTTCAACAGTACAGATTTCTAAAAAATTTATTGAAGAAAATGATAAAGTTCTTATTATTGACGATTTTCTAGCTAATGGGCAAGCAGCCTTAGGTTTGATAAAACTTATGGAGCAAGCTAATTCAGAAGTTGTTGGATTAGGAATGGTCATCGAAAAATCTTTTCAAGACGGGCGTAAACAGCTTCTGGATAAGGGACTAAAGTTAGTTAGTCTTGCTCGTATTGAGAAATTCGAAAAAGGTGAAGTAGTTTTTGCTAAAGCAGATGACTCATCATTCGACGAATAG
- a CDS encoding MurR/RpiR family transcriptional regulator: protein MLNFDDRVQNIKYKMTLNEEELTDYIKKNIQSVSQMKIITLANELCIAPNTITRFCAKLGYENFSELKLCLKYETEDNISRGQRYILNKNFDLIDAVREKKVADMMAKARAVNFYALEQTGLLLKVSVNNFYVWESKFQIFEYQNEIETRIKLNSDEIFFFVSLTGENQYIIELAKYAKNNNHKVISLTDLSDNTLSKISDVSLYCYTKKHKINDYDVTDKTPIMIIMYSLFLTFCKI, encoded by the coding sequence ATGCTTAATTTCGATGATAGAGTACAAAACATAAAATACAAAATGACACTTAACGAAGAAGAATTAACAGACTATATAAAAAAGAATATACAATCTGTTTCTCAAATGAAGATCATTACACTAGCAAATGAATTATGCATCGCTCCAAATACAATTACTCGATTTTGCGCTAAACTAGGCTATGAAAATTTTTCAGAATTAAAATTATGTTTGAAATACGAAACAGAGGATAATATATCAAGAGGACAAAGATATATTTTAAACAAAAATTTTGATCTAATTGACGCAGTTCGAGAAAAGAAAGTTGCCGATATGATGGCAAAAGCACGAGCAGTCAACTTTTATGCCTTAGAGCAAACAGGGTTACTACTGAAGGTCAGTGTGAATAATTTTTACGTTTGGGAAAGCAAATTTCAAATTTTTGAATATCAAAATGAAATTGAAACGCGAATAAAATTGAACTCCGATGAAATATTTTTCTTCGTATCACTTACAGGTGAAAATCAATATATTATTGAACTTGCTAAATATGCGAAAAATAATAATCATAAAGTTATAAGTTTGACAGATTTATCTGATAATACTTTATCTAAAATTTCAGATGTTTCACTATACTGTTATACGAAAAAGCATAAGATAAATGATTATGATGTAACGGATAAAACCCCAATTATGATTATTATGTATTCTCTCTTTTTAACATTTTGTAAAATATAA